AATTGTAGGTTTTCATTTGCTTGGTGGGCCTACACTTTTCCGATGACGGGAGCTGCCATTGCCACCATCAGATACTCAAACGTGGTTAACACCATTGTTCCATTCGGTTATGCCTTTTTCCAAGCAaagaatcccctaatttaaggcgctaataatggattgtatataatttgtaagtaatccttgtttagggcgggtaatatacaaaattaggacaaGTTTGATAAATAagttcaaatattgtataggagaGAAAAGATCTCTttttattaatattaatattgCTGGCCAACTCTATCCTGGCATACCTAGCCCTTGGGCTGTTGAATGATTCTACAAGTCATGGGCTTTGCTATTTTAGCAAGCATTTCTATGACAAAGCTATAAAACTCCTGTTTTGAGTAGGCGAAACATGAATCCAGGCCCAAAGGTCCAAAGGCCTTATAACATTTCTTTTTTAATTAGAAGGACAAACCATTAGTTGCTCTTTTGTTTGTGAAAATAGCACGTGCTatccagttttcggactggtaactaaaaaatagtcagcgtttgcaaagttattgaaaaatagctattatttcgctgcaacacggaaagttccagcataatatactggatattggtgcacctgtgtatgaacttccaatatattatgatggaactccagcacacggaatattccagcataatatacttgagattggagcacatgtgtatgaactttcagcatattatactggaactccagtatattatgttggaatattttcctgattttgaacagtgttttcgttcagatttatctttacatgaaaagtggctaaatttcgattacttttgaaactgtggctattttcaAATTACCACTTGTAATTctggttatttttgaatttcacctcTTTTGCTCAGCTGCAGACCTTAAATTGGTTTTTATTTTTGCTCCCCTTTTTTCCCTCCAACACCAAATTGTAATGCCCTCTACAGTAGTTGGCGAATACATACTTTATTTATCCTTTATTTGTTGTATCCTAGAATTAGAATGTATTGTTGAGTTACAAAATGGTTAGCTAAGTTAAAGGAGTAGTTAACTTCTTGTAATTTTCACTTTAATCatctaattcatctattattaCTTGCTTTTATTCCTCGTTCTTGGTGTTCTCGTAGGGTTAAAGAATCAATCCTATTCTTCCTACAAAACTACCTGGTTCAGTCTACACTACTATAATGGAAGGGACCATGTGTTCACATTTCAATGCATAAATTATGACGCAAAATCTTGGTAAGGAGGACTTTCTCTTTTTCTAAGCACTATGACGTTGCTGTTCAATCCTCTAAATGTATTGTATGTTCGGAGGATTCAAATAAGACAATATTTTAGAGAGTCCGTACTACATAGGAGTTGGAATTAGTTGGACAAGTGACTTTGAATGTGAGTGGCCAAACACAAAATTTATTTACTTGATTAGTAATCTCTCTATGCCAGCGGCGAGGTTCATCTATAAGTGTCTTTTGCTCAAGCATGCATTTTTCATATATTCAGCGTCAAGAATTTTGTACTTCAAACTTAGCCAACTCGAGTAGAAGATACCACCTCAAATCCCTTTCTAGACAGGAATGTAGTTGAAGAAGTTCCCGGACACCGCGCATAGCGGGAGGTTAATTCACGGGACTGCGTTTTTTTAATGTAGTTGAAGAAGGCTCCAAACGCGAGAAAGGTGGAGCAAACTGCAATATGTAGTCGTATGTTTTGTAATTGCACTTTGAAATTTCTCCTTTTGCTGAATTAATAGGGATAATCTTGATTACATATCTATGCTGTAAACTTCTTCTTTTATTGGTACAAAGATATGGTATATTCCCTAGGCTTATACTAAACGAATTCTCATATGAGGTTTTTGGTATTTTGTCTAGCTCTAGTTGAAATTATTGTAGGGTTTAGCTTTCTTTCTGGTATTAAACGGTCCAGATAGAGTGAGATGGATATAGAATTATAGATAATAGAGGATTAATAATTGGAATGTGAATTGAAGAAACAGAAATCAGCTGTAACAATAGAAGGTGAATTGAAGAAACAGAAATACTAACTACTATTTGCCATAAAACTATAGAAATCAACTACTCCTATAACATATGCATTTGGCAACCATGGGCATAAACTGAAGAAACACAGATGCATCCATTGCTATTTGCTAGAACATCGACACTAACTAGCTAATAATGAAAATAGTATGTAAACTTGTCCAATTCTCCAGCAACCTCTGCAGAGAAAAAATGAGAATGGAGAGAATATTAGTATTAAAAATAGAGAAAGAGCAATGGAAGCCAACATTAAAAAAGGAAGCCAACTACATGGTCAGTTCTTAAAGTATTAGAAAGAAAAACCAGCTAACAGAAAGACTGTTGTTCGCTAGGTTCAAAACAAAAGGTTTTAATGCGTACCTGATAAACTGCTAATTCATTCTTAAACCATGTCTCAATGTTTTTGATGTCTCTTCTTTCGCCTTCTCCGTTTCTTGACAGCAATTTCTTGAGCAATTTTTAGAGCAGTATCTTCAGCAAAGTTCACAATCCATTTTGGTTTTTCCAGTAGGAACATTAGGATACCCATGAACAATCCAAAAATTGCACCACAACCATACCCTATTACGACAGCTTCCCATGTGAACCCGCCGGCAAAAAttgaatcatcatcatcatcatcatcttgttCAAATGGTGGCTCATCTGACGTGTTTTCGTATCCACATTCCTTTGATAGTGGAAATCCACATAAATCAGGATTTCCACCATACGAATCATTTGAAAATGTATCGAATTGTTTCCCATGAGGGATGCGCCCAACAAGATGATTGTATGAAAGGTTTAAGACCTCAAGAAATGTCAAACTCGTCAATAGACCAGGAATTTCTCCAGTGAGTCTGTTCCGTGAGAGGTCTAATGCTTCGAGCTCATTCAACTTTGCGATTTCTGCAGGAATACACCCATTGAAGTTGTTGTGAGATATGTTGAGTAACACAAGCGAACTAAGCCTTCCAATGGATTTTGGTAAATCTCCTTCAAATCCGTTGCTTGATAAATCAATACTTGTCATAATTGACGTGATTCTCATTTCAAACTGATTACCTTTTATCACCAAACTAACATGGTAACTATAATCTATGTGATTGCTATTATTTTTTTCAGAGATTCCTGTTTTTTCATCATCCACTTTCATCATCGCTGTAAAGTTTTTGAAAAGATTAGATGGCAAAGTTCCAGTGAACCCATTGAAGGAAAGGTCAAAGATTCGTAACTCAGGAAATGGAAATTGGGACTTTAATTCACCAATTGGACCGTGAAAGAGATTTGATTTCAGTATCAGAACTTGCAGGTATGGAAGTTTCTCCAGCCATATCGGGAACGTGTCATTTATCTTGTTGTACCCCAAATCAAGAGCTGCCAAGCTTGTACAGTTAACCAAGGATCGTGGTATTAGTCCTCCAAATTGATTGCCAGTTAAACCAAGATATTTTAACCCTGTTGGTAAGAATCTCGGTATCTCTCCATAGAAATTGTTCATTCGCAAGTCTAAAACAGAAATGAAGCTACTGGAGTTACCCAAACATCCTGGGATTGTGCCACTGAAATTGTTATGAGACAAAATGAGGGCTTGAAGGTTAATCATGTCACAAATGGACTGATGCAAAGAACCTTGAAGAAAATTGTTCTCCAGATTAAGGTAGAACAAATCCGTTGAGCGCCATACTTGCTTTTCAAAGCCCGTGAGGAAGTTATGCGAGAGATCCAGGACTACCACGTTCATGGATGTCATCCAATCAGGGATTTCACCATACAGCTTGTTGTTCGAAAGCTTCAGGAGTTTCAAGTTCATTCTTGCAAATGTTTCGAAATTATGGCTCTTCAACACATGTGGCAATTTCCCAGTTAATTGATTGTCTTGAACTTGTAAATCAGTCAAGGATGGAAGATAGAATAACCAAGGGGGTGGTGCGCCAgtgaaagaattgaaggacaaatcaAGCGTTTCTAGCTCTTGAAGTCCGCTTATATTAGAGGGAAGTGGACCAGTTAGTGAATTGTTTTGCAAGTACAATTTTCTAAGGCGAGTCAAGGTTACAATTGAATAAGGAAATGAGCCAGTGAAATTGTTTgttgaaaaatataaataagatACCTCTGAAAAGTCTGCAAAGATGTCTGGAATCTGGCCTTCAAAGTTATTGAAAGAGAGATCTAAGTAGCTAAGTTTGTTCAGCTCTGAGATAGTTGATGGAATATTTCCAGAGAAATTGTTATTTGAAAGATCCAATCTGCTTATTCTAGTAAGGTTGCCGATGGATTCTGGTATTGAGCCTTGGAAATGGTTGAAAGAGAGATCTAAATCGGTAAGTTTGTTCAGTTTTGAGATAGTAGAGGGAACATTACCATTGAAGTTGTTATTTGGAAGATGCAAAGTTCTAATTCTGGTGAGGTTGCCTATGAATTTTGGAATTGAACCGGAGAGATAGCAATGCGAGAGGCTCAAAAACATAATAGAATGGAGGTTGCCAATTGAATCAGGTACATTTCCAAAAATTCTAGTTCCAGAAAAGTCCAACTCTAAAATACTTGCACTGAAACTCCAGTTAAAATTTGGCAGAATGCCAGTAAGTTCAAGATTCTCTCCCAATCTTAGCACTTCTAAGTTTGGTAGATGAAAGAGATTAGAATCACTCAAGTCACCAAACAAGTTTGTTTGTCTAAGATCTAAATACCTAAGAGAAGAAGACATATTCTTTGGTAACTCAAATGGTGTTTCCATGAAGAGAAAAGACAATACCTCTAAATTGGTTAAGTTTTGAAGCAAACTTCTGAATGTGTTTAGGCCAATTTGAAGTTCGCAATAAGAGAGATCAAGTGAAACCAACTTTGACAAGTTGGATATTCCTGGTGGGATCATCTCTAATTCATAAGTTCCAGAAGCTGAAAGATTGAGATGCATCAAACTCGCGAGTTCACTAATACCATTTCCAAGTGGAAAGTCATCCATGTCATTGAAGGCAAGGTTGAGACTTTGAAGATGAACAAGTTTCTCGAGGCTGCTATTAGCATTGATGGTTCCTCTAAGAAAGTTGCAAGAAAGATCGAGGCCTATCACATGACCGGTAAATTCATCACAAGTAACGCCATCCCATTCGCAACAATCTCTTGTTACATTCCAGGATAAAGTCTTGGATGGAGCTTTGGTATCACACCAAGAAGCGTGCGCGGGATCAACTGTGAGGCCTTGCTTAAATTGAAGCAAATAAAAAGCTTCATCGCGAGCACAGAGATGTTGCCTAGCATATGAGAAGCCAGTAAGTTGAGATTGCAGGACAAACATTGTAGCAACTGAATAGAAGCAGAAAAGTAGCAATAATTGGTACTCCATATCTTATCTCTTGCAGATATCTAACTAGTAACTCCTACTCCAACTATATAGTGATCAATTGATCACTATTACTTCATACTTTGAAATGTGAAAATGAATTCACCTTTTTTATCTTGTCGGAATCTCATCAATAAAAGACATGTTCCTTTTATACTAATGTaaaatttccttttcttttgttgttGACCCAAGTCAATTTCCACAAAAAAGCTCCTTTTAAGTCAATAAACCAGTCATCTCATCGACTTTGTGTCAATTTCCACTAACCTATCCTTTCTGTGATAGCTCGTCAGCTCTTAATTTTAAAGTAAGTTCCTATTTTAATTGAGTTTTGCCACTTATATATCTTTTGAAACTTTTCGTACACGCTTTAATGTGAATAATTGAATCCATGACAGGAATCTACCTACTGTAGTCGCCCTTCAATGATTGAGCTCTTATTGACAGCATCACTTTCTTTGCAACTTCTATAGTGAGCTCTATACGGCGAGGATCGAAATTAGTCGACCTAAAAGATTGCGGATAGCCAATGGTTAAAAACAAATATTATTTATTCGGTTATTGATCTCTCCGTGCCAACGACCAAAGTTGAATGTTGCAAGTATTTTTTTCACAATGCTGAATGAACTTCCGGGGTTCAATAGAAGCCTGTGTAGCATCGAACTCTGGTGGCTTAAGATCCATGAAATTCTTAAGATCCTTAGACTGCCTGTATTTGCAACTGGCTGAACGACCTGTTGAGGGGCCATGTGAGGAGTTGCAACATGCAACTGAACTTGTGCTTGCGAAGTAGTCTGGGGAGCCGGAAGTCCACCCTGAGTACACTAACACCTCTAACACATTCAACAACCTCACCACTGCATCTGCAGGTAGGTAACAGTAGGCACATCTACTGGCACGGGTAGTGGAGCATCATGAACCACCTGTTCTTGCACTCGATCTGATATAGTAGCTTGGGTTGACCCGTGTTCACGACTTCAGGCTGAGGAGTGGTCTGTCTACTAGTCTGAGCTCTAATCTGATGAGCCCCAACTTGACCACCACCTCGGGTAGCCCCGTGTCCAGCACCACGTTCAGCAGATGAGGGTGTGCGTGTCCAAGCCATCTGCGAAAGAAGCAGTCCAAAGTCGAGGTGAAGTTATCTCAACGCACGATcaaggaatgaaagaagaaaaaatatcctAAATGCTTAGTAGCCTCAAGATCGTAAGTATGGACGCctacatacccataaacaagactctactaaacactgTTCCATGACCCGAGACATAAagtctaggctctgataccaactttgtcatgTCCCAAACTACCCTTAGACGTGATTGGCACCCAACTAACACCACCTGTCAGGCGAGCCTCTTTCTCAAACGTTTACCAATTTATACAAACAGTGAGAGAAAAAGTGCAGGCCtaaaagtactattaataattaAAGAGAAAAATGATTATCACCCAATACCTTAGTCAATTGATTACTCAAAAAATAAAACTCTAGCCCAAATCCCACACTAAGACCATGGAGCATCTAATAGAGTAATATGAGTTTTACTGACAGGTATGCAAACcccaaagaaaaaggaaataactAACACGAATTAGATAAAGCTGAAACGAAAGCCTCCACAAACAATGCAGTGGCTCACCTCAGCAATAGGATCCACTCGACCAAACCCGTCAGCCACTAACTCTATCTCCCGCAACGGTATCTGCATAGAGATGCATGTTATGAGTGAGTTAGAcgtaaatataatcaaataagatCCTCGACCCGCCACTTTAAATACCTCTAGAACAAGTATTCGGAAATACAAATACAGCACAACAAAAACGATATGATAAATACGATAATTATACAAtaactcaatatatatatatatatatatatatatatatatatatatatatatatatagagagagagagagagagagagagagagttaatgAGAATTAACCAACAAGAGTACACACGAAGGACTTGTCATAATTGCAGTGAAAGAAATTAACCAACACATCTACGAGTTCACAACGACATCACAATGCCTCAAATATGTAAATCAACTGTTTGAGTTTCGAAATCAACTGTTATAGTTTCGAAATGCGTAAATTTTATCTCTAAAAAAGAATCATAAAATCGATTACGAAAGAAACTAAATATTTTAAAACCCCGTACACAATATGTTATTATCGACATAAGGGAGCGATAAAGTACGTAGCACAAGCATGGAAGAGTACCTAAAAGAAGGTAATGCGAGAGAGAAGGTTGAAAAGGACGAGTTGGCGCTGCAGTGGCATGGTAGAAATTACAAATTGAACTCGTAAATTATTAATATGTTTTTTCTAATATATGTAAGACAAGTATCTTAAGAAAATTGATGCAGGAATTTCAATCACATGATTAAATTCATACATACAACCTAGTTTGATGAAATGTTTTTACAAAAAAGACTAAATAGTAATACTGATTTTTTTTGGTTAGTCTACTTTTGTTGTCAACTTATATTATGAAAGGGAGGGGGGAGGTAGGATCTCTGACTTTAGTCTTTTTGATTCAACATTTAGTAGTTGTATTTCATcgtaaagagagagagagaaaaggaaAGTGCATTTTAGGTATCATAACTTCACAAATTGCTACTCCCTCCATCCAAATTCATACTTCTTTTCCATGTTAAAACAACCCAAAATATTTAACACCATTTCATCAATAATGTGATTATACATAACTTGTACAACTTTCAATAATTCAATTCGTTTAACTATTGACAATTTTAACTTGGATTTAATACTTGTTTTCATATGAAATGAAAGTTTTTACTAATAttttgatattttattttattatttctaaTAAACATTGGTAATAGGGGTGTTCGTCGACCGATACAGTGTTATATTtaaatattcttaaaatattatagcAATACCGTACCTATTTAATCTTGTTGGAATATCATCAAGAAAAGACATGTTCCTGTTATACTACAGAGAAATTTccattttcatttgttgttgacGCAAGTCAATTTCCACAAAAAAAGTTCCTTTTAAGTCAATAAACCAGTCATCTCATCGACTTTGTGTCAATTGCCACTAACATATCCtttagaaggaaaaaagaatGGTGTCCAACGACTGGCAAGTCTAGGAAGGCCTAATGGAAAGTTATCAAGAGGTGTTCACATTTAAGgtagtgtatacggtc
The DNA window shown above is from Nicotiana tomentosiformis chromosome 8, ASM39032v3, whole genome shotgun sequence and carries:
- the LOC104120490 gene encoding receptor-like protein Cf-9; its protein translation is MEYQLLLLFCFYSVATMFVLQSQLTGFSYARQHLCARDEAFYLLQFKQGLTVDPAHASWCDTKAPSKTLSWNVTRDCCEWDGVTCDEFTGHVIGLDLSCNFLRGTINANSSLEKLVHLQSLNLAFNDMDDFPLGNGISELASLMHLNLSASGTYELEMIPPGISNLSKLVSLDLSYCELQIGLNTFRSLLQNLTNLEVLSFLFMETPFELPKNMSSSLRYLDLRQTNLFGDLSDSNLFHLPNLEVLRLGENLELTGILPNFNWSFSASILELDFSGTRIFGNVPDSIGNLHSIMFLSLSHCYLSGSIPKFIGNLTRIRTLHLPNNNFNGNVPSTISKLNKLTDLDLSFNHFQGSIPESIGNLTRISRLDLSNNNFSGNIPSTISELNKLSYLDLSFNNFEGQIPDIFADFSEVSYLYFSTNNFTGSFPYSIVTLTRLRKLYLQNNSLTGPLPSNISGLQELETLDLSFNSFTGAPPPWLFYLPSLTDLQVQDNQLTGKLPHVLKSHNFETFARMNLKLLKLSNNKLYGEIPDWMTSMNVVVLDLSHNFLTGFEKQVWRSTDLFYLNLENNFLQGSLHQSICDMINLQALILSHNNFSGTIPGCLGNSSSFISVLDLRMNNFYGEIPRFLPTGLKYLGLTGNQFGGLIPRSLVNCTSLAALDLGYNKINDTFPIWLEKLPYLQVLILKSNLFHGPIGELKSQFPFPELRIFDLSFNGFTGTLPSNLFKNFTAMMKVDDEKTGISEKNNSNHIDYSYHVSLVIKGNQFEMRITSIMTSIDLSSNGFEGDLPKSIGRLSSLVLLNISHNNFNGCIPAEIAKLNELEALDLSRNRLTGEIPGLLTSLTFLEVLNLSYNHLVGRIPHGKQFDTFSNDSYGGNPDLCGFPLSKECGYENTSDEPPFEQDDDDDDDSIFAGGFTWEAVVIGYGCGAIFGLFMGILMFLLEKPKWIVNFAEDTALKIAQEIAVKKRRRRKKRHQKH